From the genome of Acidobacteriota bacterium:
CAACACGCCAGTGGCCGCGCGCGGGCGAGCGGCGGGCTGGTTTCAATCGGGCAACCAGTTCGGCCAGACGGCGGGTGGCGGGATCGGCTTGTGGTTCGTCGTGCACGCGCCCTCGACGTGGATGGCTGGCCTGGCGCTTGCGGCCATCGTGCTGGCGTGCGCGCTCCCGCTCCTGCGTCTCGAAGAGCCACCTCGTGCGCTTGGCGGCGCGTCGGTTGGCAGTCGCGTGCGGGACGCGTGGCAGGAACTGGCGTCAGTGCTTCGGGCACGCGCCGGGCGGCTGGCGCTCATCCTGGCGATTCTGCCGATCGGCACCGGTGCGGCGATGTTCCTGTTCAGTGCGATTGGCGACGAGTTCCACGCCTCAGCCGACGTCGTGTCGGGCGTGCTTGGCCTGGGCGGCGGCGTGGCGATCGTGTTGGGCTGTATTGCTGGCGGCCGCCTGGCCGATCGAGTGGCGAAGCCCACGGCGTACGCCGTATCGTGCGGGCTTGGCCTGGTCGCGTGCGTGGTGATCGCCTGGTCGCCGCGATCGTCGGAGGGCTACGCCTTCTCGACGCTGTTCTACACCTTCACGCTGGGGATGGTCTCGGCGTCGTTCACCGGGCTCGTGCTGGCCATCATTGGCGACACCGCGGCGGCCACCAAGATCAATCTCTTCTTCGCGCTCAACACGTTGTTCAGCCTGGGCATGCTGCGGCTGGTCGGACGGGTGCACGATGCCTCGTCCACCAATGCGATGCTGTACACCGAAGCGCTGATCGGCGTGGCTGCCCTGGTGCTGTTCGTCGCGCTCTCGCGGTATGTGCGGGGCGGGGACGTGGCTCCTATCGCTTCTTGATGGACATCGGGCCGTTCGTGGTCGCGACGCGAACAGGCGCTCCGCCCGAGCCAATCGGGGTCTTGATCGAACGCGTCCGCGAGTTGGGAAGTTCCCCCTGTATCGTGACTGGAATGTCCACCCGGAATGGGCCGTTGACGGTTCGCGCCTCGAGCTGGGCCGAGTAGCCGTCCGGCACGGCGACCGAGACCGGGCCGTTCTGGGTCTGGGCATCAAGGCCCTCACCGTCCCACGACGTTCCCGCCAGCACAATGCTGAGCGGTCCGTTCGTGGTTCGCGCGCGGACGTTGCCTCCGAGCTCGGTGAGCGACATCGGACCGTTTGTTGTCGTCGCCTCGATTTGGCCGCTGATGCCCGTAATCCCGACCGGGCCGTTGAGGGCTTTGATTTCGACGTCGCTGTGGCGGGGTGCGGACAACACGAAGCTCACCGACCAGGACCGGCCGCTCTTGGAGGCCGGGCCATCAGCCCTGAGCGCGCCGCTGCTGGTGCCGACGACGATCTGGCCGGCGATATCACGGGCTGTGACTTCACTGTCGGCCTGGATCTGAATTCGGGCGCTGCCAGCGACCGTCGCCTGGTCCCAGCCCGTCAGCTGGACCCCGCCGTTTGGCTGGGCGTCCACATGAAGGGAGCCTCCTCCCGGCAAATTGACCGGTCGCACCTCACAGTGGCGGAACTGCCCGCCCTGCTGCTCCTTGCACTGGGCGAGCCAGTCGGCGTCGCTCTGCTGGGCAACAGCCGCAGAGCCTGTCAGCGACATACCAGCGACCATCGTCGCTGCAAGCATCCATTTCGTGCGCATTGATCTATCTCCTTCTTTCCGATGTGAGGATTGTTCCGCGACCAGCACGCGTTGCCTGGCGGGCCGTGTTCGGCCCTCCGGGTTCTCGTCGGAGGCGCCGCTGAAACTATGACGAGATCGAACCGCGGTGCGTTGCCCGGACGTTCGTGCTTTTGTGGTGCTGGCGCTGAGCAGGGTCCGCTTGGCACGCCTGGGATCGCCCCCCCTCGACCCTTCGGTGAACTCAGGGTCGTCCCGAGCGTGGCCGAGGGGCGACTTTGCTCGGGGCGTCCTGAGCAACGCCAAAGGCCGGGCTCCCCGACTTCGCCCTTTGGGCTGCGCCGAGGTCTCGCCGTAGCGCTTCGCGCGGAGGCGGACAGCCCGGCAGACGGTCCGATTGGGTGTACTCGTCGTAGAATGATGGGAGTCAGCCACGCGCCCCTAGCTCAGCCGGATAGAGCACCGGCCTGCTAAGCCGTGGGCCGCTCCGGTTTCTGGTTCGCGGGAACGACAGCTCGGGCGCAGGACTTGCGATGGAGGCGAGAGACGGCATGAATCGGATCACTCGCGTTACGCCGTTGCCCGGGTACCAACTCCGCCTGGTCTTCGACAATGGAATCGAAGGCGTGGCGGATCTTTCCGGCCTGGTCGGCTGCGGCGTTTTTGCCGCCTTGGCCCAGGATACCGCCTTCGACAATGTCCAGATTGGCATGAGCGGGGAGTTGGTGTGGCCGAACGGGCTGGATCTGTGCGCGGACTCGCTGTACTTGCGCATCACAGGTCAATCGCCTGCCGACGTGTTTCCGTCGCTGAGGCGCGAGGCGAAGATTGCCTGAGATCTGCCGCTTCTACGGGATCGTGATCAAGATGTTCTGGGACGATCACGAGCCGCCTCATTTTCACGCCGAATATGGCGAGCACGTGGCCATCGTCGACATCCAGTCGCTTGCTGTCATCGATGGCTGGTTGCCGTCGCGAGCCCTCGGGTTGACGGTGGAGTGGGCATCTGCGCGGCGCGACCAGTTGCTCGGGCTGTGGATCCGGGCCCGGGCGCTGGAACCACTGGAACGCTTGGCTCCGCTCGACTGAAGCTGACTAAGTCTGAACGGGTCGAGTGTGCGCCGGCCCGATGCTCGTCGTAGAATCGTGAGAGTTAGCCACGCGCCCGTAGCTCAGCTGGATAGAGCACCGGCCTTCTAAGCCGGGGGTCCCGCGTTCGAGTCGCGGCGGGCGCGCCAGTTCAGGCCAGATTCCGCAGATTGCCTTTGTGGCCTCCGAGTTCGGGCCATCTTCCCGCGCACTCGGGACCGGTCACCCTCTAGCTCGGTGAAATACTTCGTGGCTTTTCTTTCGGGATTCGAGGTAATCGTGATGACGCACGATGACTCGAAACCCGCCAACCACCGGCCCAAGCGAGATCCGCAGCCTTCGGTCGAGGCTGCAGCTTTCGCAACCGCAGTTCGCAGCCTTGCTCGGCGTTTCGGCGGAAACGTACCGGACTTGGGACTCAGGCCGGAGGGTCGTGCCCGAGACCTGGTTGGCCAACGCCAGAGAATTGGCCGCAGCCAAGGACCCGTGTCGCCACTGGTCGCTGCAGCAACTCGCAACCGAACTCGGCGTCCACGTTCGCACATTGCGAGATGCCGCACGAAGTGGGCGCCTTGACGTGACGTACGAGAATAAGGTCGTATTCCGGAACCCGGTTCCGAGGTCAACGATCGCGGCTGGTCGGGCGTTCATGGAGCGGTACTACAGACAGTCATACTCTCGATTTGCGGCGAAGCCACGGCCTCCTGAACGCATTTGTGTGCCGTCAGACTGGGCTCGGCAGCTACTGCGCGTCCGGCGCGAACTCCGGCTCACCCAGGGGCAGCTGGCGAAACAGATCGGGGCCGCTGGCAAGGCTGTCGTATATCAATGGGAGTCGAGCAAGAGGACCCCGTCACCCGTCTTCTGGGAACGGATCCTTCGCCTGGAACACAGGCGTGCCAGCCAGGCATCGCGACGGTAAAGCGGTGGCTCAACGTCGTCACAATAACCCCGGCATTTGGCCTGACCTCTCCCCAGAAAACCCCAGCACATTGAGACCGCCGACTTCCCGTGGTCTCGGAAGCGCGTGATCGCCAATTGCTCAGCTTCGTGGTAATAGCGTAGTCGGTTGACACTGCGGCGTTTATCGCGAGCAACCACGGATCGGAGGCGCCATGCGACAGCCGCAAAATTGATATTGGTCGCTCGGCACGTCTCGACGACACAGGCCGTGAGGACCACAATGGCCACAGCCATGACTTCGGCCGGCGTCCGCTCCACACGTTGATGCCTACGAGATCGGAGCCGCACTGGCAGCACGCGCAGACCGCGATCTACGTCACAGGGAAGGCGGGACCGGCGACGATCTTGAGCGGCCGCAGCGACAACCGCGCTCTGCGGATGACCGGTGGTTCCGCGTACGACGCGACCGCAGATATGACCTCATCCACCGGCGTGGCGCACCTCACGCCAGGAATCACCTCGCGGAGCTTCAATGGGTCGGCGAAGTCCGCATAATAGAACGTCCCGTCGGGGTCCTCGAGCGCTGCGTAGATCCGCATTTCGTCCTCGTACTTCCACGGCGCGAATTTCGAGAACAGCCAGTGGCGCGCGAGTTACTCGTTCAGTTGGCCGCGTCTCTCGACAACTTTCGACCGCGTGATGTAATTCACGCGTTTTGCGTGTCTCCGCGTCACGTCGAAACCGAGACAGATGCCGCGGTGCTTGTCCGCGTAATGCGCCCATAGCAGCGCGTTGTTCCAGCTTCGGCAGAAGCAAAGCGCGCCAAAGCGCTCGTTCATTTGAGCGACGCACGCGTCGAGGTCGGGCTGGTCGGCTGCGTTCTTCACCTGCACCGACAT
Proteins encoded in this window:
- a CDS encoding DUF2971 domain-containing protein; this encodes MPRLYKFLEAKWALDDICRRRIKISQLADMNDPMELMSVQVKNAADQPDLDACVAQMNERFGALCFCRSWNNALLWAHYADKHRGICLGFDVTRRHAKRVNYITRSKVVERRGQLNE
- a CDS encoding MFS transporter, whose translation is MLMSGPQSTDVPRVAPHPWVWAVLYFPLGMAIGYPSVALGYLGSRAGLNVDAVATIVGMTFVASGWKFLWAPVGDYTLSRKTWYVIAVSLVAVGLVALTVVPVSSKTTGLLSTLTLMTTVAATFIAFATEGLMAHNTPVAARGRAAGWFQSGNQFGQTAGGGIGLWFVVHAPSTWMAGLALAAIVLACALPLLRLEEPPRALGGASVGSRVRDAWQELASVLRARAGRLALILAILPIGTGAAMFLFSAIGDEFHASADVVSGVLGLGGGVAIVLGCIAGGRLADRVAKPTAYAVSCGLGLVACVVIAWSPRSSEGYAFSTLFYTFTLGMVSASFTGLVLAIIGDTAAATKINLFFALNTLFSLGMLRLVGRVHDASSTNAMLYTEALIGVAALVLFVALSRYVRGGDVAPIAS
- a CDS encoding DUF4160 domain-containing protein codes for the protein MPEICRFYGIVIKMFWDDHEPPHFHAEYGEHVAIVDIQSLAVIDGWLPSRALGLTVEWASARRDQLLGLWIRARALEPLERLAPLD
- a CDS encoding DUF2442 domain-containing protein yields the protein MNRITRVTPLPGYQLRLVFDNGIEGVADLSGLVGCGVFAALAQDTAFDNVQIGMSGELVWPNGLDLCADSLYLRITGQSPADVFPSLRREAKIA